A DNA window from Streptomyces sp. B21-083 contains the following coding sequences:
- a CDS encoding restriction endonuclease, translated as MTATTRRTPPANPRHGFDLRSTALFFVFLAMIMTVLGFAARMLAGAVDRRPAWVFVLVVVGVAGFVGMRRRLHVARAARQAAAALDEAAREAADELGSLTIPRQRPATEVTVDHDALTPEEFEEAVAALCERDGCSAVEVVGGAGDLAADVVAVTPDGRRVVIQCKRYGDSHRVGSQDLQRFGGTCFTVHEADVAALVTTSDFTDPAMEYADRCGIVCVDRETLQAWTDGTGPQPWEIAQGAQLTQDDLAAGSGSG; from the coding sequence GTGACCGCGACCACGCGTCGTACACCGCCTGCGAACCCCCGGCACGGGTTCGACCTCCGCTCGACCGCCCTGTTCTTCGTCTTCCTCGCCATGATCATGACCGTCCTGGGTTTCGCGGCCCGCATGCTGGCCGGCGCCGTCGACCGGCGACCCGCCTGGGTGTTCGTCCTGGTCGTCGTGGGTGTGGCGGGCTTCGTGGGCATGCGCCGCCGGTTGCACGTGGCGAGAGCGGCGCGCCAGGCGGCGGCCGCGCTCGACGAGGCGGCGCGGGAGGCCGCCGACGAACTGGGGTCTCTGACGATTCCCCGTCAGCGCCCGGCCACCGAAGTCACCGTCGACCACGACGCACTGACGCCGGAGGAGTTCGAGGAGGCCGTCGCCGCCCTCTGTGAACGCGACGGCTGCTCCGCCGTCGAGGTGGTGGGCGGGGCCGGGGACCTCGCCGCCGATGTCGTGGCCGTGACCCCTGACGGGCGCCGCGTGGTCATCCAGTGCAAGCGCTACGGCGACTCGCACCGGGTCGGCTCCCAGGATCTTCAGCGCTTCGGCGGCACGTGCTTCACCGTCCACGAGGCCGACGTCGCCGCGCTGGTCACCACGAGCGACTTCACCGATCCGGCGATGGAGTACGCCGACCGATGCGGGATCGTGTGCGTGGACCGGGAGACCCTCCAGGCCTGGACGGACGGCACCGGTCCCCAGCCCTGGGAGATCGCCCAGGGCGCCCAGCTCACTCAGGACGACCTGGCGGCCGGGTCCGGCTCCGGGTGA
- a CDS encoding ATP-binding protein, whose translation MVIKAMGWAHSFPASGGVRAGRHWARRQLESLPWTADEPETVDAVVLTVSELLTNAHVHACSDARLILTWDGDCLHVNVHDEDPTLPSQRDPQPGETSGRGVGIVRMLADELQMKCQRHGKTVSACFRPAGADRPGED comes from the coding sequence GTGGTGATCAAGGCGATGGGCTGGGCGCATTCGTTTCCCGCCTCAGGGGGCGTACGCGCCGGTCGGCACTGGGCGCGAAGGCAGTTGGAGTCGCTCCCCTGGACCGCTGACGAGCCCGAGACGGTGGACGCCGTCGTCCTGACGGTGTCCGAACTCCTCACCAACGCACATGTCCACGCGTGCAGCGACGCACGTCTGATCCTCACCTGGGACGGCGACTGCCTCCATGTGAACGTCCATGACGAGGACCCGACACTGCCGAGCCAGCGTGACCCGCAGCCGGGCGAGACCTCCGGCCGCGGAGTGGGGATCGTACGGATGCTCGCCGACGAGTTGCAGATGAAGTGTCAGCGGCACGGCAAGACGGTGTCGGCGTGCTTCCGCCCGGCCGGCGCGGACCGGCCGGGCGAAGACTGA
- a CDS encoding SpoIIE family protein phosphatase: protein MSNPQPQDAGSKEDDHAGQPTPVGRLAATVERLRREVQTAHAEADGRALIELAKGILVERLGCGPSQAARQLAELTEQAGVTPLEFAVEVINQAARDRLSDVTTALLATTADQSDTTDPPGNGSFAVRLRTAESGALAAHDTQAVADSLLEHALTPLGAEAVAIWALGADGSLTLAGSAGFPAAEAARWRYVPPGVVTVARRGLGERTGQWITSLAETGLPSIGRSHHADGGRVALPAGTGGRIHGVLEIVWPTPLGAQPPQIVRQVEALAELCAHTLETCAPRRPDADARPGALPDAAELMDLADGLHDPALVLVPHLDATGELVDFRIHHVNIPFLDPAGRPRGAVTGALLLETYPMAAGESELFDQIERVYATGEPFRARRMRLTALVDDVPLASVADISVSRHGGSVLLVWRMEDETARLASLLQHAQRLGRIGGFEENLLTGEITWNGQLFSLYGKPSVSGPVPLEDLPAHAHPDDAVVVGRFLRTLLHHRRAASAAFRLQRPDGVTRHIRVVAEPVLDSDGRLFVVRGAYQDISAHHWTEVALAATRDQLAHSEQQSSERNRLTLQLQHAIMPPAQAPLEAPGLRVAVRYRPAETQHLVGGDWYDAVVLPSGLVLLCVGDVAGHGIEAATSMVVLRNALRGLAVTGAGPGQLLSWLNMVAHHLTGVVTATAVCGLYDPDRRTLRWARAGHLPPVLVRGNEATPLPLITGLLLGAAPDATYEEHEVQLAVDDTLLMYTDGLIERRDRSVEESLAQLLLAARTVPPTLDQQLDRLLTYSKSDTDDDTCLVGVRVA from the coding sequence GTGAGCAACCCCCAGCCGCAGGACGCCGGATCGAAAGAGGACGACCACGCGGGGCAGCCCACGCCCGTCGGCAGACTCGCGGCGACCGTGGAGCGCCTGCGCCGCGAGGTGCAGACGGCCCACGCGGAAGCGGACGGTCGTGCCCTGATCGAGCTGGCCAAGGGCATCCTCGTGGAGCGGCTCGGATGCGGGCCGTCGCAGGCGGCACGGCAACTCGCCGAGCTGACCGAGCAGGCGGGCGTGACACCCCTCGAATTCGCCGTCGAAGTCATCAACCAGGCCGCGCGCGACCGGCTCTCCGACGTGACGACCGCTCTCCTCGCGACCACGGCGGACCAGAGCGATACCACCGACCCGCCGGGGAACGGCTCCTTCGCCGTACGGCTGCGGACCGCCGAGAGCGGAGCGCTTGCCGCCCACGACACCCAGGCCGTGGCCGACTCCCTGCTGGAACACGCTCTGACGCCGCTCGGCGCGGAAGCCGTGGCCATCTGGGCGCTGGGCGCCGACGGTTCCCTCACCCTGGCGGGCAGTGCCGGGTTCCCGGCCGCGGAGGCGGCACGCTGGCGGTACGTGCCGCCGGGCGTGGTCACGGTGGCCCGTCGTGGGCTCGGCGAGCGAACAGGTCAGTGGATCACCAGTCTGGCGGAGACCGGGCTGCCCTCCATCGGCCGGAGCCACCACGCCGACGGCGGCCGGGTCGCCCTGCCCGCGGGCACCGGCGGGCGGATCCACGGAGTGCTGGAAATCGTCTGGCCCACGCCGCTGGGAGCCCAGCCCCCGCAGATCGTCCGCCAGGTCGAGGCCCTCGCCGAACTGTGCGCGCACACGCTGGAGACCTGCGCTCCGCGTCGCCCCGACGCCGACGCGCGGCCCGGGGCCCTGCCGGACGCCGCCGAACTGATGGACCTGGCCGACGGTCTCCACGACCCGGCGCTGGTGCTGGTTCCGCACCTGGACGCCACCGGGGAACTGGTCGACTTCCGCATCCACCACGTCAACATCCCCTTCCTCGACCCGGCCGGCCGGCCACGAGGCGCCGTCACCGGAGCCCTGCTCCTGGAGACGTATCCGATGGCCGCCGGCGAGAGCGAGCTGTTCGACCAGATCGAACGGGTCTATGCCACGGGTGAGCCGTTCCGAGCCCGCCGGATGCGGCTCACGGCCCTGGTGGACGACGTCCCGCTGGCCTCGGTCGCCGACATCAGCGTCAGCCGGCACGGCGGCAGCGTCCTCCTCGTCTGGCGTATGGAGGACGAGACGGCACGGCTGGCGAGCCTGCTGCAACACGCCCAGCGACTCGGCCGCATCGGCGGTTTCGAGGAGAACCTCCTCACCGGCGAGATCACCTGGAACGGCCAGCTCTTCAGCCTCTACGGCAAACCGTCCGTCAGCGGTCCGGTCCCGCTGGAGGATCTGCCCGCCCACGCACACCCCGACGACGCCGTCGTCGTCGGCAGGTTCCTGCGCACCCTGCTGCACCACCGCCGCGCCGCGTCCGCGGCCTTCCGGCTCCAGCGGCCCGACGGCGTGACCCGGCACATCCGTGTGGTGGCCGAGCCGGTCCTCGACTCCGACGGCCGGCTGTTCGTCGTCCGGGGCGCCTACCAGGACATCTCCGCGCACCACTGGACGGAGGTCGCCCTCGCCGCCACCCGCGACCAACTCGCCCACTCCGAGCAGCAGTCGAGCGAACGCAACCGGCTCACCCTCCAGCTCCAGCACGCGATCATGCCCCCGGCGCAGGCCCCGCTGGAGGCCCCCGGGCTGCGCGTGGCCGTCCGCTACCGGCCCGCCGAGACCCAGCACCTGGTCGGCGGCGACTGGTACGACGCGGTGGTGCTGCCGTCCGGGCTGGTGCTGCTGTGTGTCGGGGATGTCGCCGGACACGGTATCGAGGCGGCCACCAGCATGGTCGTCCTGCGCAACGCGCTGCGCGGTCTCGCCGTGACAGGCGCCGGACCGGGCCAGTTGCTGTCCTGGCTCAACATGGTCGCCCACCATCTGACGGGAGTCGTCACCGCCACGGCGGTCTGCGGCCTGTACGACCCCGACCGCCGCACCCTGCGCTGGGCCAGGGCCGGCCATCTCCCGCCCGTCCTGGTACGCGGCAACGAAGCGACGCCGCTGCCCCTGATCACGGGCCTGCTGCTCGGCGCCGCGCCCGACGCGACGTACGAGGAACACGAGGTCCAACTGGCCGTCGACGACACGTTGCTGATGTACACGGACGGACTGATCGAACGCCGTGACCGGTCCGTGGAGGAATCGCTGGCCCAGTTGCTGCTGGCCGCGCGCACGGTACCGCCCACGCTGGACCAGCAGTTGGACCGCCTGCTCACCTACAGCAAGTCCGACACGGACGACGACACCTGCCTCGTGGGCGTCCGGGTGGCCTAG
- a CDS encoding HAMP domain-containing protein — MSSRTIEAVDRAPGEQELRQLLAGLTAVRDGDFGTRLPSDGEGLLGDIATVFNGMVDQLSVFTSEVTRVAREVGTEGTLGGQAEVPGVSGTWADLTDSVNAMAGNLTTQVRDIAQVATAVAKGDLSQKIDVPARGEILQLKETVNTMVDQLSAFADEVTRVAREVGSEGRLGGQAQVPGVGGVWRDLTDSVNFMAGNLTSQVRNVAQVTTAVAQGDLSQKITVDARGEILELKNTINTMVDQLSGFADEVTRVAREVGTEGRLGGQADVKGVKGTWRDLTDSVNFMGGNLTAQVRNVAQVATAVAQGDLSQKITVDARGEILELKNTINTMVDQLSGFADEVTRVAREVGTEGNLGGQAIVRGASGTWKDLTDNVNVMASNLTGQVRSIAQVATAVARGDLSQKITVEAKGEVAALADVINTMVDTLSAFADEVTRVAREVGTEGRLGGQAHVPNVAGTWKDLTDNVNSMANNLTGQVRNIALVTTAVANGDLSKKIDVDARGEILELKTTINTMVDQLSSFAAEVTRVAREVGSEGRLGGQAEVEGVEGTWKRLTENVNGLAGNLTRQVRAIAEVTSAVAEGDLTRSITVEASGEVADLKDNINSMVESLRETTRANQEQDWLKTNLARISGLMQGHRDLPVVAELIMDELAPLASAQYGAFYLAEDTERGPELRLVGSYGYPDDSDRPHRIPVGRSLVGQAARNRRPISVEELPPGYVTISSGLGQAVPSALVVLPIVVEDQVLGVIELGSVTAFTQIHQDFLAQLMPTIGVNLNTIVANARTDELLGESQRLTAELQARSEELQVQQDELQRSNAELEEKASLLASQNSDIEAKNLEIEQARQELETRAQQLALASKYKSEFLANMSHELRTPLNSLLILAQLLAQNPSRNLTPKQVEYAGIIHSAGSDLLQLINDILDLSKVEAGKMDVTPERVPLRKLLEYVEATFRPMTTQKSLDFTVATAPGTPADLLTDDSRLRQILRNLLSNAVKFTEQGGVALRIEPAADREVPAGVVRGGPVVAFRVRDTGIGIPQQQLETIFGAFQQADGTTSRKYGGTGLGLSITREIAHLLGGAVTVDSTPGQGSTFTLYLPVARADFEEVLDGGGPPTEQHPGTAGRELPPVSRPDAASPTAPEQRRRRLLVVEDRPRGLLTLVAERAVADLAPDDGRLGAIDIITAIGAQEAASTLAAEPCHCVVLELGMPDDEGTRLLDAIEGDSALAGVPVLVHTGHRGDLAHEQALRSRADGRPLDFLSSLDELRERITLHLSAEEPGDVLSLVRTEESQRPAAQVVDGAFVGRTVLVVDDDARNLFALSGMLELHGFNVLHADNGRKGIEMLLAHPDISVVLMDVMMPEMDGYTATAEIRAMPQYADLPIIAVTAKAMPGDQEKSLASGANDYVTKPVDTNDLIGRVRRWLSV; from the coding sequence ATGAGCAGCAGGACGATCGAGGCCGTCGACCGGGCCCCGGGTGAGCAGGAGCTACGGCAACTCCTGGCCGGACTGACCGCCGTACGGGACGGTGACTTCGGCACCCGGCTCCCGTCCGACGGCGAGGGGCTCCTCGGCGACATCGCCACGGTGTTCAACGGCATGGTGGACCAGTTGTCCGTGTTCACCTCCGAAGTGACGCGGGTGGCACGCGAGGTGGGCACCGAGGGCACCCTCGGCGGCCAGGCCGAGGTGCCGGGGGTCTCGGGCACCTGGGCCGACCTGACCGACTCGGTCAACGCCATGGCGGGCAATCTGACCACCCAGGTGCGTGACATCGCGCAGGTGGCGACCGCGGTGGCCAAGGGCGACCTGTCGCAGAAGATCGACGTCCCCGCGCGTGGCGAGATCCTTCAGCTGAAGGAGACCGTCAACACGATGGTCGACCAGCTCTCCGCGTTCGCCGACGAGGTGACCCGCGTGGCCCGCGAGGTCGGCAGCGAGGGACGGCTCGGCGGACAGGCCCAGGTGCCCGGCGTCGGCGGCGTCTGGCGCGACCTGACCGATTCGGTCAACTTCATGGCGGGCAACCTCACTTCCCAGGTCCGCAATGTCGCCCAGGTGACCACGGCGGTTGCTCAGGGCGATCTGTCGCAGAAGATCACTGTGGATGCCCGTGGTGAGATCCTGGAGTTGAAGAACACCATCAACACGATGGTGGATCAGTTGTCCGGTTTCGCCGACGAGGTGACCCGCGTCGCCCGTGAGGTCGGCACTGAGGGACGTCTCGGCGGACAGGCTGACGTCAAGGGCGTGAAGGGCACCTGGCGTGACCTCACGGACTCCGTGAACTTCATGGGGGGCAACCTCACCGCGCAGGTCCGCAATGTCGCCCAGGTCGCCACGGCGGTTGCTCAGGGCGATCTGTCGCAGAAGATCACTGTGGATGCCCGTGGTGAGATCCTGGAGTTGAAGAACACCATCAACACGATGGTGGATCAGTTGTCCGGCTTCGCCGACGAGGTCACCCGCGTCGCCCGCGAGGTCGGCACCGAGGGCAATCTGGGCGGACAGGCGATCGTCCGGGGCGCGTCCGGGACCTGGAAGGACCTGACGGACAACGTCAACGTGATGGCGTCGAACCTGACCGGCCAGGTCCGCTCGATCGCCCAGGTCGCCACGGCCGTCGCACGGGGCGACCTCTCCCAGAAGATCACCGTCGAGGCCAAGGGCGAGGTCGCGGCCCTGGCGGACGTCATCAACACGATGGTCGACACGCTCTCCGCGTTCGCCGACGAGGTGACCCGAGTCGCCCGCGAGGTCGGCACCGAGGGACGCCTCGGGGGCCAGGCGCACGTACCGAACGTCGCGGGCACCTGGAAGGACCTCACCGACAACGTCAACTCGATGGCCAACAACCTCACCGGCCAGGTCCGCAACATCGCCCTGGTGACGACGGCGGTGGCCAACGGCGACCTGTCGAAGAAGATCGACGTCGACGCGCGCGGCGAGATCCTGGAGCTGAAGACCACCATCAACACGATGGTCGACCAACTGTCGTCGTTCGCCGCCGAGGTCACCCGAGTCGCCCGCGAGGTCGGCAGCGAGGGCCGGCTCGGCGGCCAGGCCGAGGTGGAGGGAGTCGAAGGCACCTGGAAGCGACTGACGGAGAACGTCAACGGCCTCGCCGGGAACCTCACCCGACAGGTCCGCGCCATCGCCGAGGTGACCAGCGCCGTCGCCGAGGGCGACCTGACCCGCTCGATCACCGTCGAGGCCTCCGGCGAGGTCGCCGACCTCAAGGACAACATCAACTCCATGGTCGAGTCCCTGCGGGAGACCACCCGGGCCAACCAGGAGCAGGACTGGCTCAAGACCAACCTCGCCCGGATCTCCGGCCTGATGCAGGGCCACCGGGACCTGCCCGTCGTCGCCGAGCTCATCATGGACGAACTCGCGCCACTGGCCTCCGCGCAGTACGGCGCCTTCTACCTCGCCGAGGACACCGAACGCGGCCCCGAGCTGCGGCTGGTGGGCTCGTACGGCTATCCCGACGACAGCGACCGGCCGCACCGCATCCCCGTCGGACGCTCACTGGTCGGGCAGGCCGCGCGCAACCGCCGTCCCATCAGCGTGGAGGAACTGCCGCCGGGCTACGTGACGATCTCCTCCGGTCTCGGACAGGCCGTGCCCAGCGCCCTGGTGGTGCTGCCCATCGTGGTCGAGGACCAGGTTCTCGGTGTCATCGAGCTGGGCTCCGTCACCGCCTTCACCCAGATCCACCAGGACTTCCTCGCCCAGCTGATGCCGACCATCGGCGTCAACCTCAACACCATCGTGGCCAACGCCCGCACCGACGAACTGCTGGGCGAGTCCCAGCGGCTGACCGCCGAACTCCAGGCCAGGTCGGAGGAGTTGCAGGTACAGCAGGACGAGCTCCAGCGCTCCAACGCCGAACTGGAGGAGAAGGCCTCCCTGCTGGCCTCACAGAACAGCGACATCGAGGCCAAGAACCTGGAGATCGAGCAGGCACGGCAGGAGCTGGAGACCCGCGCCCAGCAGTTGGCGCTGGCCTCGAAGTACAAGTCGGAGTTCCTGGCGAACATGAGCCACGAACTGCGCACCCCGCTCAACAGCCTGCTGATCCTGGCCCAGTTGCTGGCCCAGAACCCCTCGCGCAACCTCACGCCCAAGCAGGTCGAGTACGCGGGCATCATCCACTCGGCGGGCTCGGACCTGCTGCAGCTGATCAACGACATCCTCGACCTGTCCAAGGTCGAGGCGGGCAAGATGGACGTCACCCCCGAGCGGGTCCCGCTGCGCAAACTGCTGGAATACGTCGAGGCGACGTTCCGGCCGATGACCACGCAGAAGAGCCTGGACTTCACGGTGGCCACCGCCCCGGGAACACCCGCCGACCTGCTCACCGACGACTCCCGGCTGCGCCAGATCCTGCGCAACCTCCTGTCGAACGCGGTGAAGTTCACCGAACAGGGCGGTGTCGCCCTGCGCATCGAACCCGCCGCGGACCGGGAGGTGCCCGCCGGCGTCGTCCGCGGCGGTCCCGTCGTGGCCTTCAGGGTGCGGGACACCGGTATCGGCATTCCCCAGCAGCAACTGGAGACGATCTTCGGAGCCTTCCAGCAGGCGGACGGCACCACCAGCCGCAAGTACGGCGGCACCGGACTCGGCCTGTCGATCACCCGGGAGATCGCCCATCTGCTCGGCGGCGCCGTCACGGTGGACAGCACGCCCGGCCAGGGCAGTACCTTCACCCTCTACCTCCCCGTGGCACGCGCCGACTTCGAGGAAGTGCTCGACGGCGGTGGCCCGCCGACGGAGCAGCACCCCGGAACCGCCGGCCGGGAACTCCCGCCCGTCTCCCGGCCGGACGCCGCTTCCCCCACGGCACCCGAACAGCGCCGTCGCCGCCTCCTCGTCGTCGAGGACCGTCCACGCGGACTGCTCACCCTCGTCGCCGAACGCGCGGTCGCGGACCTCGCGCCCGACGACGGCCGGCTCGGGGCGATCGACATCATCACGGCGATCGGGGCACAGGAGGCGGCGAGCACACTGGCCGCCGAGCCCTGCCACTGCGTCGTCCTGGAACTCGGCATGCCCGACGACGAGGGCACACGTCTGCTGGACGCCATAGAGGGTGACTCGGCGCTGGCCGGCGTGCCCGTACTGGTGCACACCGGTCATCGCGGGGATCTGGCGCACGAACAGGCGCTGCGCTCCCGTGCGGACGGCCGCCCGCTGGACTTTCTCTCCAGCCTGGACGAGCTGCGCGAACGGATCACCCTGCACCTGTCCGCCGAGGAACCGGGCGACGTGCTGTCACTGGTCCGTACGGAGGAGTCCCAGCGCCCGGCCGCACAGGTCGTCGACGGCGCCTTCGTCGGCCGTACGGTGCTCGTGGTCGACGACGACGCGCGCAACCTCTTCGCGCTGAGCGGGATGCTGGAACTCCACGGCTTCAACGTCCTGCACGCCGACAACGGCCGTAAGGGCATCGAGATGCTGCTCGCCCATCCGGACATCTCGGTGGTCCTGATGGACGTGATGATGCCCGAGATGGACGGCTACACCGCCACCGCGGAGATCCGGGCCATGCCCCAGTACGCGGACCTGCCCATCATCGCCGTCACCGCGAAGGCCATGCCCGGCGACCAGGAGAAGAGCCTCGCCTCGGGGGCGAACGACTACGTCACCAAGCCGGTCGACACCAACGACCTCATCGGCCGCGTCCGGCGCTGGCTGTCCGTATGA
- a CDS encoding response regulator transcription factor: protein MTRVLVVEDDPQLLRALVINLRVRHYGVEAAPDGAAALRLVAARQPDVVLLDLGLPDTDGVDIIRSLRSRGRGGSRMSILVMSARQGSGEKVAALDAGADDHLTKPFRMEELLAGLRAAVRRTENAPLSPGAALVETADLRIDLLAKRVVRAGRDVRLTPTEWHLLEILVTSPGRPVTRKHLLQEVWGGSQGNRTYHLRVHMARLRRELETDPSHPRHLITEPGTGYRFEG, encoded by the coding sequence ATGACCAGGGTGCTCGTGGTGGAGGACGACCCGCAGCTCTTACGGGCCCTCGTCATCAACCTGCGGGTACGTCACTACGGTGTGGAGGCCGCCCCCGACGGCGCGGCGGCCCTCCGGCTCGTCGCCGCCAGGCAGCCCGACGTGGTCCTGCTCGACCTCGGTCTGCCCGACACGGACGGCGTCGACATCATCAGGAGCCTTCGGAGCCGTGGCCGGGGCGGGAGCCGGATGTCGATCCTGGTGATGTCCGCCCGGCAGGGATCCGGCGAGAAGGTGGCCGCGCTCGACGCGGGCGCGGACGACCACCTCACCAAGCCGTTCCGCATGGAAGAACTCCTGGCAGGGCTGCGGGCCGCCGTCCGCCGTACCGAGAACGCGCCGCTCTCCCCCGGCGCGGCACTCGTCGAGACGGCCGACCTCAGGATCGACCTGCTCGCCAAGAGGGTCGTCAGGGCCGGGCGGGATGTGCGACTGACCCCGACCGAGTGGCACCTGCTGGAGATCCTGGTGACCAGCCCCGGCCGACCGGTCACGCGGAAGCACCTCCTCCAGGAGGTGTGGGGCGGCTCGCAGGGCAACAGGACCTACCACCTGCGCGTCCACATGGCCCGACTGCGCCGCGAACTGGAGACGGACCCCTCCCATCCTCGCCACCTGATCACCGAGCCGGGCACGGGCTACCGCTTCGAGGGATGA
- a CDS encoding potassium-transporting ATPase subunit C — MNNSVTNTARLLGAGLRALLVLTLVTGVIYPLVVTGIAQGLFPGPANGSEIKADGQVVGSSLIGQSYDLPPKKGQATPERDLRWFQGRPANGLGVNSVNTRYKLLLSGATNLSADSRELLQQVEDAKAEVVKDNSVSGYTVEPADVPADAVTSSGSGLDPDISPAYADLQIHRVAQKNGLAVTQVRKLVDEHTEGRTLGFVGESRVNVLELNIALKDLVADK; from the coding sequence ATGAACAACTCCGTCACGAACACAGCCCGGTTGCTCGGCGCCGGCCTGCGGGCCCTCCTCGTGCTGACCCTGGTGACCGGCGTCATCTACCCGCTGGTCGTCACCGGCATCGCGCAGGGGTTGTTCCCCGGCCCGGCGAACGGCTCGGAGATCAAGGCGGACGGCCAAGTCGTCGGCTCGTCCCTGATCGGGCAGTCGTACGATCTGCCGCCGAAGAAGGGGCAGGCGACGCCGGAGCGGGACCTGAGGTGGTTCCAGGGCCGGCCGGCGAACGGGCTCGGCGTCAACAGCGTCAACACGCGGTACAAGCTGCTGCTGTCCGGTGCCACCAACCTGTCCGCCGACAGCAGGGAACTGCTCCAGCAGGTCGAGGACGCCAAGGCCGAGGTCGTGAAGGACAACTCCGTGTCCGGCTACACCGTCGAGCCGGCCGACGTACCCGCCGACGCGGTCACCTCCTCCGGCTCCGGCCTCGACCCGGACATCTCCCCGGCCTATGCCGACCTCCAGATCCACCGGGTCGCCCAGAAGAACGGGCTGGCGGTCACCCAGGTCCGGAAGCTGGTCGACGAGCACACCGAGGGCCGCACCCTCGGCTTCGTCGGGGAGTCCCGTGTGAACGTCCTCGAACTCAACATCGCGCTCAAGGACCTCGTGGCCGATAAGTGA